In the Vicinamibacteria bacterium genome, TCGCTTCGGATCCCATCGAACCATCTCGCCTAGCACTTTAATCACCTCCTTTCATCTTCTACCCGACGAGAGTGCAATTTCGAGGCCATGACTCACGCTAACCCGGCTTGGCTATCCTCGTCCAGCAACGTTAGTTGCGGCGATGCGTCAATTGGGGGGCGGAGGGACTGATGGTGCAAAACGCCCACCGCAGCTTCAAAACGCGCACCGCCGTTTTTGAGGGAAATCGCGTTCCCGATGCACGCGATCCGGCGCAAGCGGCGCAGGGGGATAAAGACGGCGCCGCGTCGTCTTCCCGAAATCAGAGCCCTTCGAGAATCTCGGCCGTCAGCTTTTCCAGCTCGGCTTTCGCCTTCGAATGCGCCTCGCCCGTCGCCGGGCCGGAGAAACCGCTATAGACGGCATGCACGGTGCGATCGCGGTTCAAGAAGATCGTGACCGGAACCCCTTCGATGGGGCTCAGCCCGGCGAGCCCTTCGGAGGCGAGGTCTTCCAGCGTCGCGTCGGTGATGACGATCTCCCATTCGATCCCGTGCTTCTTCTTGAACTCGCGAACGCGGCGTTGCTTGTACTCCAGGTCCTCTCCATACTCATATGCGAGCCCCAGAATCTCCAGGCCCTCGGAGCGGTATTTTCGATGGAGGTCCACGAGCACGGGAGCGTGATCGTTGCAGTTAGGACACCACGTGCCGAAAATCTCGACAATCACGGGCTTGCCGTCGAATATCGAGTCGTGAAGCGGCTCGAGCTCCAGTCGCTGTTCGTCGGGCACGAAGGCAACCCGCTCGAGCGGATCGGGAACCTCGAAGTCGTCGTCACGCCGGGCGACGAAAGGAGCCCGGACCAAGTGGTTGACCCACGCGCCCTCCATCACCCCATCGGTCTGCAGTTCGCCTTCGAGCAGGAATGCGTGCTGCCCGTCGAACGTCGACAGCTGCAGTCGCGCTCCCCTCACGTTCCCGGCGAGGAAACGCAGGTCTCCGTATTCGGACGGAACCTCTATGGTTCCGGTCAAAACGCCCGGGGCCTGCTCTTGGAAGACGCCCTTGGCGATTCCGTACCGATCGAATTCCATGCGCCACGTACCGGCAACGTCCGCGCTGGGGTCGGCATCTCCCTCCTCAGCAAGGAGGGCGAA is a window encoding:
- a CDS encoding TlpA disulfide reductase family protein gives rise to the protein FKPDGTVTGHWCREQATGREPILPMKAEPVAEPDPSRRFALLAEEGDADPSADVAGTWRMEFDRYGIAKGVFQEQAPGVLTGTIEVPSEYGDLRFLAGNVRGARLQLSTFDGQHAFLLEGELQTDGVMEGAWVNHLVRAPFVARRDDDFEVPDPLERVAFVPDEQRLELEPLHDSIFDGKPVIVEIFGTWCPNCNDHAPVLVDLHRKYRSEGLEILGLAYEYGEDLEYKQRRVREFKKKHGIEWEIVITDATLEDLASEGLAGLSPIEGVPVTIFLNRDRTVHAVYSGFSGPATGEAHSKAKAELEKLTAEILEGL